In Necator americanus strain Aroian chromosome IV, whole genome shotgun sequence, the following proteins share a genomic window:
- a CDS encoding hypothetical protein (NECATOR_CHRIV.G13404.T1) has product MANRRDDPDNVPLLHAQTGPAKIPASRITISHERPQSTSGMRTAILVWLTLQNSIHTLLIRYSRAREVEHMFLSTVAVFFTEVMKCVVCLGVVLHDESMKGFFPALMNQVVRQPYDTLKVCIPAMVYIVQNNLFYVAASHLDAATFMITSQLKIFTAAIFTVIILKRSLTRTQWIALTVLFVGVSLVQLQSSKADSDGIDGQQPFIGFIAVVIACCLSGFAGIYFEKILKGSAPVSLWMRNVQMCVFAIPASFGGVMWQDGKVVMEHGLLYGFDWVVWLTVLWYCIGGLSVAVCIKYADNIAKNFATSVAIILATVGSMVIFNFQPSPLFTLGAALVIFSIFMYSSSQSMISAFRRIVKTEISSIDKLTLTSAVSTSGNVYFIHGIFFFRSGFLGDWNNSPQRMYFIWTLTLSSDHVMFPVK; this is encoded by the exons atggcAAACAGAAGAGATGATCCTGACAATGTGCCGTTGCTCCATGCTCAAACGGGTCCGGCTAAAATACCA GCATCCCGTATTACGATTTCCCACGAGAGACCTCAATCAACTAGCGGAATGCGAACGGCAATACTTGTGTGGCTAACATTACAAAATAGTATCCACACTCTGTTAATTCG GTACTCTCGAGCTAGAGAGGTTGAACACATGTTCTTATCGACGGTAGCCGTGTTTTTTACCGAGGTTATGAAGTGCGTGGTGTGCCTAGGAGTGGTTCTACACGACGAGTCTATGAAAGG ATTCTTTCCGGCGTTAATGAATCAAGTGGTTCGACAACCTTATGATACGTTAAAGGTCTGTATTCCGGCAATGGTGTACATAGTTCAAAACAACTTGTTCTATGTTGCTGCCTCGCATTTGGATGCTGCCACTTTTATG ATTACATCTCAACTCAAAATATTCACGGCAGCTATTTTCACAGTCATCATATTAAAGCGGTCTTTGACACGGACTCAATG gATTGCATTGACCGTACTCTTCGTTGGTGTTTCCCTAGTTCAACTGCAAAGTTCGAAAGCAGATTCAGATGGGATCGATGGTCAACAACCATTTATAG gGTTTATCGCCGTAGTAATTGCATGTTGTCTGTCTGGTTTTGCTGGAatctactttgaaaaaattctcaaaggtTCTGCTCCCGTTTCATTGTGGATGCGAAATGTACAAATGTGTGTTTTTGCTATTCCCGCATCGTTCGGTGGTGTCATGTGGCAG GATGGAAAAGTTGTAATGGAACATGGGCTGCTTTACGGATTCGACTGGGTTGTATGGCTGACGGTTCTCTGGTATTGTATTGGAG GATTATCCGTAGCTGTGTGCATTAAATATGCAGATAATATAGCGAAGAACTTCGCAACTTCTGTAGCAATTATCCTCGCCACCGTCGGTTCCATGGTTATCTTCAACTTCCAACCATCACCTTTATTCACATTAGGAGCCGCTCTAGTGATCTTTAGTATCTTTATGTATTCATCATCGCAGTCAATGATATCAGCTTTCCGGCGGATCGTAAAGACTGAAAT CTCTTCAATCGATAAGCTGACTCTAACATCTGCTGTAAGCACATCCGG CAATGTTTACTTCATTCacgggattttcttttttcgttctggATTTTTAGGTGATTGGAATAATTCACCGCAGAGGATGTATTTTATATGGACG CTCACGTTATCTTCTGATCATGTCATGTTTCCGGTCAAGTGA
- a CDS encoding hypothetical protein (NECATOR_CHRIV.G13405.T1) encodes MSSTNDALSLLVGLAHARAAANSNLTQEHHVEGADVETGRHDASSANIVFFDEINDEGVPMTADEICRQRQMQRELGKLQFINPGGSMSQPIKSRRSRRKINEDKEPIQEKRNIFHDKKGKLIVPGEESVALCDCMIPECHGCHWPCENCGGRMCGPICQQNRKKYVSCVKVLGITPEVVTNNPFVPNKFT; translated from the exons ATGTCATCTACCAACGATGCGCTTTCTCTTTTGGTCGGGCTTGCACACGCTAGAGCGGCCGCCAATTCCAATTTGACACAGGAGCATCAT GTCGAAGGTGCCGATGTTGAAACAGGACGTCATGACGCTAGCTCGGCGAACATTGTATTCTTTGACGAGATCAATGATGAAGGTGTTCCAATGACAGCTGATGAGATTT GTCGTCAAAGACAAATGCAGAGAGAATTAGGAAAATTACAGTTCATAAATCCTGGAGGGTCTATGTCTCAGCCGATTAAGAGCCGCCGTTCTCGACGAAAGATAAACG AGGATAAGGAGCCTATCCAAGAGAAACGGAACATATTCCATGACAAAAAAGGGAAGCTTATAGTTCCTGGTGAAGAAAGCGTAGCTCTTTGTGACTGCATGATCCCAGAATGTCATGGATGTCACTGGCCTTGTGAGAACTGTGGAG gGCGAATGTGCGGGCCGATTTGTCAACAAAATCGAAAGAAATACGTGTCCTGTGTCAAAGTATTGGGCATCACACCAGAAGTCGTCACAAACAATCCGTTTGTTCCGAATAAATTCACTTAA